One genomic region from Sulfurovum riftiae encodes:
- a CDS encoding 2-oxoglutarate synthase subunit alpha, which yields MSATREIISSGNDLAARAAVDAGCMFFAGYPLTPSSEVMHTISDLLPKVGGVAIQMEDEIAGVAAAIGAGMVGQRTLTATSGPGMSLKAENLGLAQMAEVPLVCVNVMRGGPSTGLPTRVAQGDIAQAKNPSHGDYKSITVCAGTLAECYTETVRAFNLADRFMQPVFVLLDETLGHMHAKAIIPTEEEVKKGIVPRKRFDGPAEEYRPYGVAQDEPAVLNPMYEGYRYHFTGLHHDAMGFPTEEIETCRKLIDRLFRKVEEHQDEIESNEEYMLDDADILLVGYGSASLAIKEAVNVLRDEGIKAGLFRPITIWPSPEKRMHELGQKFDKVLVVELNQGQYLEEVQRSMGRLDIEKLTKTNGRPFSPADIIEKVKEL from the coding sequence ATGTCAGCAACAAGAGAAATTATTTCAAGTGGTAACGACCTGGCAGCTAGAGCTGCGGTCGATGCAGGATGTATGTTCTTTGCCGGATACCCACTGACACCATCGAGTGAAGTAATGCATACAATATCAGACCTTCTGCCAAAAGTTGGCGGTGTAGCCATTCAGATGGAAGATGAAATTGCCGGTGTTGCAGCAGCAATCGGTGCAGGTATGGTTGGTCAGAGAACACTGACAGCAACATCTGGACCAGGTATGTCACTCAAAGCGGAAAATCTGGGACTTGCGCAAATGGCGGAAGTACCGTTGGTATGTGTGAATGTTATGAGAGGAGGGCCGTCAACAGGTCTTCCGACACGTGTTGCACAGGGAGATATCGCTCAGGCGAAGAACCCGTCTCACGGTGACTACAAATCTATTACTGTTTGTGCCGGAACATTGGCAGAGTGTTATACTGAAACAGTAAGAGCATTCAACCTTGCAGACAGATTCATGCAGCCGGTATTCGTTCTTTTGGATGAGACACTCGGACATATGCATGCAAAAGCAATTATTCCTACAGAGGAAGAAGTGAAAAAAGGGATCGTTCCTAGAAAAAGATTTGACGGACCGGCAGAAGAGTATAGACCTTATGGTGTAGCTCAGGACGAGCCTGCGGTTCTTAACCCAATGTATGAAGGATACAGATACCATTTTACAGGTCTTCACCATGATGCAATGGGATTCCCTACGGAAGAGATCGAAACGTGTAGAAAATTGATCGATAGACTTTTCAGAAAAGTAGAAGAACATCAGGACGAGATAGAAAGCAACGAAGAGTATATGTTGGATGATGCAGATATCCTTCTTGTTGGTTACGGTTCAGCTTCACTGGCAATTAAAGAAGCGGTAAATGTCCTAAGAGATGAGGGGATCAAAGCAGGTCTGTTCAGACCTATTACGATCTGGCCAAGTCCTGAAAAGCGTATGCATGAACTTGGTCAGAAGTTTGACAAAGTTTTGGTTGTTGAGCTTAACCAGGGACAATACCTTGAAGAGGTACAGAGATCAATGGGTAGACTGGATATTGAAAAATTGACCAAAACAAATGGTCGTCCATTCTCACCTGCAGATATTATTGAAAAAGTGAAGGAGCTATAA
- the sucC gene encoding ADP-forming succinate--CoA ligase subunit beta has protein sequence MNVHEYQAKQIFAEYGVPTPKGIMVESVDAAVEAAKELGGPIWVVKAQIHAGGRGLGGGVKLAKSLDEVRELADEILGMTLVTHQTGPEGKLVQKLYIEDGADIKDEFYLSVILDRKLEMPLIMASTEGGMNIEDVAENTPEKIITVPVDPTIGFQGFHGRELAFGLGITDKAEQKNIISFAQKLYKLYMDKDAEMIEINPLVRTGSGEFVALDGKMGFDNSALYRQPEIAAMRDLSEEDPDEVEAAKYGLSYVALDGEIGCMVNGAGLAMGTMDTINHMGGTPANFLDVGGSANAETVAKGFEIILKNPKVKAIFVNIFGGIVRCDRIANGIIEATKITDVNVPVIVRLDGTNAPEAAEILKNANIANLIVGEDLGDGAAKAVAAAKGEL, from the coding sequence GTGAACGTACATGAATATCAGGCAAAACAGATCTTTGCCGAATATGGTGTTCCCACACCAAAAGGTATAATGGTTGAAAGCGTTGATGCAGCTGTTGAGGCAGCAAAAGAGCTTGGCGGACCTATCTGGGTCGTAAAAGCACAGATCCATGCAGGTGGCCGCGGGCTTGGCGGTGGTGTCAAACTTGCAAAATCACTGGATGAAGTAAGAGAATTGGCAGACGAGATCCTGGGAATGACACTGGTGACACACCAGACAGGTCCAGAGGGTAAACTTGTTCAGAAACTTTACATCGAAGACGGTGCGGATATCAAAGACGAATTCTATCTTTCTGTCATTCTGGACAGAAAGCTTGAAATGCCTTTGATCATGGCATCGACTGAAGGTGGAATGAATATTGAAGATGTAGCTGAGAATACACCTGAAAAGATCATTACTGTTCCTGTAGACCCGACGATCGGTTTCCAGGGGTTCCATGGTCGTGAGTTAGCATTCGGTCTTGGGATCACTGACAAAGCAGAGCAGAAAAACATCATCTCTTTTGCACAAAAACTCTATAAACTCTATATGGACAAAGATGCAGAGATGATCGAGATCAACCCACTTGTAAGAACAGGTTCTGGAGAATTCGTTGCACTTGACGGAAAAATGGGCTTCGACAACTCTGCACTTTACAGACAGCCGGAGATCGCAGCAATGAGAGACCTGAGTGAAGAAGATCCTGATGAGGTTGAAGCAGCCAAATATGGTCTTTCCTATGTGGCACTCGATGGTGAAATCGGTTGTATGGTAAACGGTGCAGGTCTTGCTATGGGTACGATGGATACGATCAACCATATGGGTGGTACACCTGCGAACTTCCTTGATGTAGGTGGTTCAGCCAATGCTGAAACGGTTGCCAAAGGATTCGAGATCATCCTCAAAAACCCCAAGGTCAAAGCCATCTTCGTCAACATCTTTGGTGGTATCGTCCGTTGTGACCGTATCGCGAACGGTATTATCGAAGCGACCAAGATCACGGATGTCAACGTTCCTGTGATCGTACGTCTTGACGGAACAAATGCCCCGGAAGCGGCAGAGATTCTTAAGAATGCAAATATCGCCAACCTGATCGTTGGTGAAGATCTGGGTGATGGCGCTGCAAAAGCAGTTGCTGCGGCGAAAGGAGAGTTATAA
- a CDS encoding heavy-metal-associated domain-containing protein: protein MIQTFKVQNVKCGGCASTLKTKLFDTFGDIEVNLTKEPREITLEIDVTQVELLGERLKSLGYPFVGESMGFVDSTSAKAKSFVSCAIGKMNS from the coding sequence ATGATACAGACTTTCAAGGTACAGAATGTAAAATGTGGCGGATGTGCTTCTACACTTAAAACAAAACTTTTTGATACTTTTGGTGATATCGAGGTCAATCTGACCAAAGAACCCAGAGAGATCACACTCGAGATCGATGTAACACAGGTTGAACTGCTTGGTGAAAGGTTGAAGTCTCTGGGCTATCCTTTCGTTGGTGAGAGTATGGGATTTGTCGACAGTACTTCTGCCAAAGCGAAAAGTTTTGTCTCCTGTGCCATAGGAAAAATGAACAGTTAA
- the sucD gene encoding succinate--CoA ligase subunit alpha has translation MSILVNKDTKVIVQGFTGKEGSFHAEQCIDYGTNIVGGVTPNKGGQTHLGKPVFNTVAEAVKETGATVSMIFVPPAFVGDAVMEAAEAGIELAVIITEGAPVKDMQAAKAYATKHGMKTIGPNCPGIITAEECKIGIMPGMIFKKGNVGLISKSGTLTYEGANQVCNEGYGITTAVGIGGDPIIGLSYKQILPMFEADPDTECIVMIGEIGGDLEIQAAKLIKEQISKPVVAFIAGQTAPKGKTMGHAGAIVSGSAGTAKEKMEALEAAGVKVVVSPAEIGKAVKEVLSK, from the coding sequence ATGTCAATTTTGGTAAATAAAGATACAAAAGTAATCGTTCAGGGTTTTACAGGTAAAGAAGGTTCTTTCCACGCAGAGCAGTGTATTGATTATGGTACGAACATCGTTGGTGGTGTTACGCCGAACAAAGGTGGTCAGACACACCTTGGCAAGCCGGTATTCAATACGGTTGCAGAAGCAGTAAAAGAAACAGGTGCTACAGTTTCCATGATCTTCGTTCCGCCTGCATTTGTTGGTGATGCAGTAATGGAAGCAGCAGAAGCAGGCATCGAGCTTGCAGTGATCATTACGGAAGGTGCGCCGGTAAAAGATATGCAGGCAGCCAAAGCATATGCGACCAAGCACGGTATGAAGACGATCGGGCCGAACTGTCCCGGTATCATTACTGCGGAAGAGTGTAAGATCGGTATCATGCCTGGTATGATCTTCAAAAAAGGTAATGTCGGGCTTATCTCCAAGTCAGGTACATTGACCTATGAAGGTGCGAACCAGGTATGTAACGAAGGATACGGGATCACTACGGCTGTCGGTATCGGTGGTGACCCGATCATTGGTCTTTCATATAAGCAGATCCTCCCAATGTTCGAAGCGGATCCTGATACAGAATGTATCGTCATGATCGGTGAGATCGGTGGAGATCTTGAGATTCAGGCAGCAAAGCTGATCAAAGAGCAGATCAGCAAGCCTGTTGTAGCGTTCATTGCAGGTCAGACGGCACCTAAAGGTAAGACTATGGGTCATGCCGGTGCGATTGTTTCCGGTTCTGCAGGTACAGCCAAAGAGAAGATGGAAGCACTTGAAGCGGCAGGTGTTAAAGTGGTTGTTTCTCCGGCGGAGATCGGGAAAGCAGTCAAAGAAGTATTAAGCAAATAA
- a CDS encoding 4Fe-4S dicluster domain-containing protein, giving the protein MSTMAAPENTPVWVNTDRCKACDICVDSCPAGVLSMKQEPTSVLGAMISVIAPEACIGCNECELVCPDFAIYVAEKKEFKFAKLTDTSKARQEAIVKNGYRLPEDYKEAN; this is encoded by the coding sequence ATGTCAACTATGGCAGCTCCGGAGAATACTCCGGTATGGGTAAATACCGATAGATGTAAAGCCTGTGATATCTGTGTGGACTCATGTCCTGCAGGTGTACTTTCTATGAAACAGGAACCAACTTCAGTTTTGGGTGCAATGATCAGCGTGATCGCTCCTGAGGCATGTATTGGATGTAATGAGTGTGAACTCGTTTGTCCGGATTTCGCAATTTATGTTGCAGAAAAAAAAGAATTCAAATTCGCAAAATTGACGGACACTTCTAAAGCAAGACAGGAAGCGATCGTAAAGAATGGGTACAGACTACCCGAAGATTATAAGGAGGCTAACTAA